The following are from one region of the Alkalimarinus sediminis genome:
- a CDS encoding kelch repeat-containing protein, translating into MQIIKTVVSLIFLSTILLVQANASELRVSSNPDRSASVLLEGASLSGNTYIYAQSTQSSTKQVRFYLDSSTSAPPTKIENLSPYDFGGTAADDSGIAFDTRTLVDGYHTMTVELEDNVGIIEVLESQFLVTNNEPRLTLSDTALSASITEGTNSVQLNTSIATNNGSASSFAVSESISWLDVSTSSTTTPANIDILLSTASLAPGEYQGTISFTAAGFASAQLTVNLSVTTKSSSSYQLLTSISDDRSSPVVLEGATLRGDTHIFVAPENNIKQVQFFLDKSPTTTATKIENVKPYDLGGTKTNNNAIPFDTNTLSDGQHTLHAKVILTDSSEEIVTAHFNTTNSANGFIFSPSAINESAITGASPININVLLGLNAAADGSSPPYTASSNASWLTVSPTNANAPETLIVTLDPSTLPTGTHSGAIQVASPGFDTASLPVTLVVSQFGHTLQVNNQNLNISSQSNVGMVSRTLNLTASDNSVNNYTVSSDSAWLTSNPVSGTTPDDITVNVDTSSLTDGNYQGVLTISANNFEPLLVNVNVTISSSNKCAPVICSNIKVPLPFELNFDTDNGHINDKNNIGTGFTYIQPSSNGGGLLPSNTEVNSSLGTLNITATQGIQYLNNNNLNNALGVGFAGPNQIADISTTLVSPPQGEGKFEQAGLWLGFDDDHYVKLIILSTPSGSKIEFAYENSAVIEKSTSKNISDVSASNVTFRLIATPSSKTITGYYSINGGEEHKVDTFTVSPEMFSFDAAGIDPEIGTRTFAGVFATSRNSTTPITYTFDHFTIVESLTPPDGAALDFTRKSHSLSFPTSMVWAPDGKLYVTELFGTIHALTYDSDLNVIDDQVINSLTDTHGGRLTLGITVYHDNPNDPNDFSLWVSHSSPSIDNGVANSGGVTKLSGPGFTIVEDIITGLPRAKANHAPNSLHFGPDDRLYIAIGGNTGAGAPVTVPTEFGDREEQPLSAALVVADVFAPSFDGTCANNANIYGPAPCDVVTYSTGLRNTYDFVFHSGGHIYAPDNGLGVTGAFPAQPYPDCSGFASADPWNAGGQNPGEQPDLLLKLIDGKYYGHPNPSIGECVFKDGSYQGVSPSLNYEPPMAIMGTHTSSNGIIEYKSDKACGQLKGNLLITNYSLGDNVVRVVLNETGDTVLRQDSLVGSFNDPLTLSENSTGDLFVAEFGNGKITSLRLISNGCWSTLSSSPTALLDPGSASSNGFMYTIGGKTPQGPVNSVYQYSTSTDTWTQLADKPGLAVENPAAVALNNVIYVFGGSTQPFSGAVTDAYKYDISSGIWSPISPMPTARGGIRAEVINGLIYIAGGMDASGQSINTLEIYNPATNSWSSGTSMNEVRDNPGTAVINGKLYVIGGRERTSSGTTINGTKSSAEVYDPANNSWSYIASMPTGRRTMITSTVNEKIQVIGGEYNPTDTDFIFNQNEEYDPILNTWTSLPATPYPRHGAAFSTINNVLYINGGGERGGSSFTNTTESFTR; encoded by the coding sequence ATGCAAATAATAAAAACGGTTGTATCACTTATCTTTCTATCCACAATCCTGCTCGTGCAAGCAAATGCATCAGAACTACGCGTAAGCTCAAACCCTGATCGAAGCGCTTCTGTATTATTAGAAGGCGCCTCTTTATCTGGTAACACCTACATCTACGCTCAGTCGACTCAAAGCTCAACCAAACAGGTACGCTTTTACCTTGATAGCAGCACTAGCGCACCGCCCACCAAGATAGAAAACCTTAGCCCTTATGATTTTGGGGGCACTGCCGCTGACGATAGCGGTATCGCCTTTGACACTCGTACCCTAGTTGATGGTTATCACACGATGACCGTTGAGCTAGAAGATAATGTTGGCATTATCGAAGTCTTAGAGTCTCAGTTTTTAGTCACTAATAACGAACCTAGATTAACACTAAGCGACACTGCATTAAGTGCTAGCATTACTGAAGGAACAAACTCAGTACAGCTCAACACATCAATAGCGACCAATAATGGCAGCGCTTCGAGTTTTGCCGTTTCAGAGTCTATTTCGTGGTTAGATGTCTCAACCTCATCAACTACCACACCAGCTAACATAGATATATTATTATCAACAGCCTCCCTGGCTCCGGGTGAATATCAGGGTACTATTAGCTTTACTGCAGCGGGTTTTGCTTCAGCACAACTGACTGTCAATTTGTCTGTAACAACGAAGAGTTCAAGTAGTTATCAACTATTAACCAGCATAAGTGATGATCGGTCATCCCCCGTTGTATTAGAAGGAGCCACCTTAAGAGGTGATACTCATATATTTGTTGCGCCAGAAAACAATATCAAACAGGTACAGTTCTTTTTAGATAAATCGCCTACAACCACAGCAACCAAGATCGAAAATGTTAAGCCATACGACTTAGGGGGCACTAAAACCAACAACAACGCCATACCTTTTGATACCAACACCCTGTCAGATGGCCAACATACTCTTCATGCAAAAGTTATATTAACTGACTCAAGTGAAGAGATTGTTACTGCACATTTTAATACTACAAACAGCGCCAATGGCTTTATATTCTCTCCTTCGGCCATTAACGAATCCGCCATAACCGGTGCAAGCCCAATCAACATAAACGTGCTTTTGGGGCTGAACGCGGCAGCAGATGGGTCAAGCCCACCATATACAGCCAGTAGCAACGCATCATGGTTAACGGTTAGCCCTACCAATGCAAACGCCCCCGAAACACTCATCGTCACGCTTGACCCTAGCACACTGCCTACAGGCACACACAGCGGGGCCATTCAGGTTGCATCACCTGGGTTTGATACGGCGTCTCTGCCGGTTACGTTAGTGGTTTCACAGTTTGGCCACACTCTTCAGGTTAATAACCAAAACCTAAACATTAGCAGCCAGTCTAACGTTGGTATGGTTAGTCGCACACTAAACTTAACAGCGAGTGATAACTCTGTTAATAATTATACGGTTAGCAGTGATTCCGCTTGGTTAACCAGCAACCCTGTCAGCGGCACTACCCCTGACGATATTACGGTTAATGTTGATACTAGCAGTTTAACTGATGGAAACTACCAAGGGGTCTTAACCATATCAGCCAATAACTTTGAACCGCTATTAGTAAACGTAAACGTTACAATTAGCAGCAGTAATAAGTGTGCTCCCGTCATCTGCTCGAATATTAAAGTACCCTTACCTTTCGAACTAAATTTTGACACCGATAACGGGCATATTAACGATAAAAATAATATCGGCACTGGTTTTACTTACATCCAACCTAGTAGCAACGGTGGCGGTCTACTACCTAGTAACACAGAGGTAAACTCGTCCTTGGGTACGCTTAACATAACCGCCACTCAAGGTATTCAATACCTTAATAACAACAACCTTAACAATGCACTAGGGGTTGGGTTTGCTGGCCCGAATCAAATTGCAGATATCTCAACAACCTTAGTATCGCCGCCGCAAGGAGAAGGTAAATTTGAGCAAGCGGGCCTATGGCTCGGGTTTGATGATGACCATTATGTAAAACTCATTATCTTATCAACACCTTCAGGGTCAAAAATAGAGTTCGCGTATGAGAATAGTGCCGTCATCGAGAAGTCAACATCGAAGAACATTTCAGATGTATCGGCATCAAATGTGACTTTCAGATTAATCGCCACCCCGTCTAGTAAAACTATAACAGGCTACTACTCAATTAATGGCGGTGAAGAACATAAAGTCGATACCTTCACGGTTTCTCCAGAAATGTTTAGTTTTGATGCAGCTGGCATCGACCCTGAAATCGGTACTCGAACGTTTGCAGGTGTTTTTGCCACAAGTCGCAACAGTACAACACCTATAACTTATACTTTTGATCACTTCACTATTGTCGAGAGTTTAACGCCCCCAGATGGAGCGGCACTAGACTTCACCCGTAAATCTCATAGTCTCAGCTTCCCAACCAGTATGGTATGGGCTCCAGATGGCAAATTATATGTAACAGAATTGTTTGGTACTATTCATGCTCTAACTTATGACAGCGACCTCAATGTTATCGATGATCAAGTTATCAACTCGCTAACCGACACTCACGGAGGCAGACTAACGTTAGGTATAACGGTTTACCACGATAACCCGAACGACCCTAATGACTTTTCTTTGTGGGTGTCACACTCCAGCCCATCTATTGACAACGGTGTTGCAAATTCAGGAGGTGTTACCAAACTTAGCGGTCCGGGCTTTACAATAGTAGAAGACATTATAACGGGTCTACCAAGAGCTAAAGCTAACCATGCACCAAACAGTTTACACTTTGGCCCTGATGATCGTTTATATATTGCTATCGGTGGTAATACCGGTGCCGGTGCACCTGTTACAGTGCCAACTGAATTTGGAGACAGAGAAGAACAACCACTTTCTGCTGCGCTTGTAGTCGCCGATGTATTTGCACCAAGCTTTGATGGAACATGTGCAAATAATGCAAACATATACGGCCCTGCACCTTGTGATGTGGTGACCTACTCTACAGGGTTACGAAATACTTATGACTTTGTCTTCCACTCTGGTGGCCATATCTATGCCCCAGATAACGGTCTTGGTGTAACAGGAGCATTCCCTGCACAACCCTACCCAGACTGTTCAGGTTTTGCGAGTGCAGACCCATGGAATGCTGGCGGGCAAAACCCTGGAGAACAGCCAGACCTATTGCTAAAACTAATAGATGGCAAATACTACGGTCACCCCAACCCCTCAATTGGCGAATGCGTGTTTAAAGACGGCAGCTATCAAGGTGTTAGCCCCTCGCTTAACTATGAACCACCAATGGCTATCATGGGCACTCATACCTCATCAAACGGTATAATTGAATATAAATCTGATAAAGCCTGCGGGCAGTTAAAAGGAAACCTACTCATCACCAACTACTCATTGGGTGATAACGTAGTTAGAGTTGTTCTTAATGAAACGGGTGATACAGTGCTCCGACAAGATAGCCTGGTTGGCAGCTTTAATGACCCATTGACCTTATCAGAAAACTCAACTGGCGATTTATTCGTAGCTGAATTTGGTAACGGTAAAATAACATCACTTAGACTTATCTCCAATGGTTGTTGGTCAACTTTGTCCAGCTCGCCTACAGCACTACTAGACCCTGGTAGCGCATCATCTAATGGCTTTATGTACACCATAGGCGGAAAGACACCACAAGGGCCTGTAAATAGCGTTTACCAGTACTCAACTAGCACAGATACATGGACGCAATTAGCCGATAAACCGGGACTAGCGGTCGAAAACCCTGCAGCAGTTGCATTAAATAATGTTATCTATGTGTTTGGGGGTTCGACACAACCCTTTTCCGGGGCAGTAACAGACGCATACAAGTACGATATTAGCAGCGGTATCTGGAGCCCTATCTCACCGATGCCAACAGCAAGAGGCGGCATCCGGGCCGAAGTCATTAATGGTTTAATCTATATCGCCGGTGGTATGGATGCATCAGGCCAATCGATTAATACTTTAGAGATATACAACCCCGCTACCAATAGCTGGTCATCCGGCACCTCAATGAATGAAGTGAGAGACAACCCAGGTACAGCAGTGATTAACGGTAAACTCTATGTTATTGGAGGG